A portion of the Bacteroides faecium genome contains these proteins:
- a CDS encoding efflux RND transporter permease subunit, producing MHKFIDNIVAFSLKNKFFIFFCTAIAIIAGAVSFKHTPIDAFPDVTNTKVTIITQWAGRSAEEVEKFITIPIEIAMNPVQKKTDIRSTTLFGLSVINVMFEDRVDDFTARQQVYNLLNDADLPDGVTPEVQPLYGPTGEIFRYTLRSDKRSVRDLKTIQDWVIERNLRSVSGVADIVSFGGEVKTFEVSVNPHQLINYGITSLELYDAIAKSNINVGGDVITKSSQAYVVRGIGLINDLDELRNIVVKNINGTPILVKNLAEVHESCLPRLGQVGRMDEDDVVQGIVVMRKGENPGEVIASLKDKIEDLNQNVLPKDVQIVSFYDREDLVNLAVKTVTHNLIEGILLVTFIVLIFMADWRTTVIVAVVIPLALLFAFICLRAMGMSANLLSMGAIDFGIIIDGAVVMVEGVFVALDKKARQVGMPAFNVMSKMGLIRHTAKDKAKAVFFSKLIIITALIPIFSFQKVEGKMFSPLAYTLGFALLGALIFTLTLVPVMSSMLLKKNVREKKNFFVHFINTRCSALFDTFYAHRKLTIGLATVVAGVGLWLFSFLGTEFLPQLNEGSIYIRATLPQSISLDESVTLANKMRRKLLTFPEVRQVLSQTGRPNDGTDATGFYNIEFHVDIYPEKEWDSKLTKMQLIDKMQDDLSIYPGIDFNFSQPITDNVEEAASGVKGSIAVKVFGKDLYESEKYAVQIEKILATVQGIEDLGVIRNIGQPELRIELNEQQLARYGVAKEDVQSIIEMAIGGKSASLLYEDERKFNIMVRYSEQFRQNEEEIGKILVPAMDGTMVPIKELADITTITGPLLIFRDNHARFCAVKFSVRGRDMGTAVAEAQKKVNASVHLPAGYSLKWTGDFENQQRATKRLAQVVPVSIAIIFIILFVLFSNARDAGLVLLNVPFAAVGGIVALLLTRFNFSISAGIGFIALFGICIQNGVIMISDIKANLKLGSPLQEATKEGVRSRIRPVIMTAAMAAIGLMPAAMSHGIGSESQRPLAIVIIGGLIGATFFALFIFPLIVEVVYERMLYDKNGKLLQRRI from the coding sequence ATGCATAAATTCATAGATAATATAGTGGCTTTCTCGCTGAAGAATAAGTTCTTTATCTTCTTCTGCACGGCGATTGCCATTATAGCCGGAGCTGTTTCTTTCAAGCACACTCCGATAGATGCTTTCCCGGATGTGACAAATACGAAAGTGACGATTATCACGCAATGGGCGGGACGCAGCGCGGAAGAAGTGGAGAAATTTATCACGATTCCTATCGAGATAGCCATGAACCCGGTTCAGAAGAAAACGGATATCCGCTCGACTACACTTTTCGGACTTTCCGTTATTAATGTGATGTTCGAAGACCGTGTGGATGATTTTACAGCCCGTCAGCAAGTGTATAATTTGCTGAATGATGCCGATTTGCCCGATGGGGTGACACCGGAAGTCCAGCCTTTGTATGGCCCTACCGGAGAGATTTTCCGCTATACGCTGCGTAGTGACAAACGCAGTGTGCGGGATTTGAAGACCATTCAGGATTGGGTAATCGAGCGTAATCTCCGTTCGGTGTCCGGTGTGGCGGATATTGTGAGTTTCGGTGGTGAAGTGAAAACTTTTGAGGTGAGTGTGAATCCTCACCAGTTGATTAATTACGGCATTACTTCCCTCGAACTTTATGACGCGATAGCCAAAAGTAATATCAATGTAGGGGGAGATGTGATTACTAAAAGCTCACAGGCTTATGTCGTCCGTGGTATCGGTCTGATTAACGACCTGGACGAACTGCGGAATATCGTAGTAAAGAATATCAATGGTACTCCGATTTTGGTAAAGAACCTTGCCGAGGTACACGAATCATGTCTGCCCCGTCTCGGACAGGTAGGGCGGATGGATGAGGACGATGTAGTTCAAGGTATCGTAGTGATGCGGAAAGGGGAGAATCCGGGCGAGGTAATCGCCAGCTTGAAAGACAAGATAGAAGATTTGAATCAGAATGTGCTTCCGAAAGATGTGCAAATAGTCTCGTTCTATGACCGTGAGGACTTGGTGAACCTGGCTGTCAAGACGGTGACGCATAACCTGATTGAAGGAATATTGTTGGTTACCTTTATTGTTTTAATTTTCATGGCAGATTGGCGGACCACTGTGATTGTTGCTGTTGTCATCCCATTGGCACTGTTATTCGCATTCATCTGTTTACGCGCAATGGGAATGTCCGCCAATCTGCTTTCTATGGGAGCCATCGACTTCGGTATCATTATTGACGGGGCGGTGGTGATGGTAGAAGGAGTATTTGTCGCCCTGGACAAGAAAGCCCGGCAAGTGGGAATGCCTGCTTTCAACGTCATGTCGAAAATGGGACTTATCCGTCACACGGCAAAGGATAAGGCGAAAGCGGTATTCTTCTCCAAATTGATTATTATCACGGCACTGATTCCTATTTTCTCTTTCCAGAAAGTGGAAGGGAAGATGTTCTCCCCCTTGGCATATACACTGGGTTTTGCACTCTTGGGGGCACTGATATTTACGCTTACCTTAGTGCCGGTCATGTCTTCCATGCTATTGAAGAAAAACGTCCGTGAAAAGAAGAATTTCTTTGTCCACTTTATCAATACTAGATGTTCGGCTCTCTTTGATACGTTCTATGCGCATAGAAAGCTGACTATCGGACTGGCTACGGTGGTAGCGGGCGTCGGCTTGTGGCTCTTCTCTTTTCTGGGGACGGAATTCCTTCCGCAGTTGAATGAAGGTTCTATCTATATCCGCGCCACTTTACCGCAAAGTATCTCTTTGGATGAATCAGTGACGCTTGCCAATAAAATGAGAAGAAAGCTATTGACATTCCCCGAAGTGCGGCAAGTATTGTCGCAGACCGGACGACCGAATGACGGCACGGATGCTACCGGATTCTATAATATAGAATTTCATGTCGATATCTATCCCGAAAAGGAGTGGGACAGCAAACTGACCAAGATGCAACTGATTGACAAGATGCAGGATGATTTGTCCATCTATCCCGGCATTGACTTTAACTTCTCGCAGCCGATTACGGATAATGTGGAAGAAGCGGCTTCGGGCGTGAAAGGCTCTATTGCCGTGAAAGTCTTCGGTAAGGATTTATACGAGTCGGAAAAGTATGCGGTTCAGATTGAGAAGATTCTCGCTACGGTGCAGGGAATTGAAGACTTGGGAGTAATCCGGAATATCGGTCAGCCAGAGCTTCGTATCGAATTGAACGAACAGCAGTTGGCACGCTACGGAGTAGCCAAAGAAGATGTACAGTCGATTATCGAAATGGCTATCGGCGGTAAATCGGCCTCACTACTCTATGAAGATGAGCGGAAATTCAATATCATGGTGAGATATAGCGAACAGTTCCGTCAGAATGAAGAGGAGATAGGCAAGATACTGGTTCCGGCAATGGATGGAACGATGGTACCTATCAAGGAACTGGCGGATATCACGACCATCACGGGACCGTTATTGATTTTTCGTGATAATCATGCACGTTTCTGTGCCGTTAAGTTCTCTGTGCGGGGACGCGATATGGGTACAGCAGTTGCGGAAGCACAGAAAAAGGTGAATGCGTCTGTACATTTACCTGCGGGATATTCTTTGAAATGGACGGGTGACTTTGAGAATCAGCAACGGGCTACGAAGCGCTTGGCGCAAGTAGTGCCTGTCAGTATTGCTATTATCTTTATCATTCTGTTTGTCCTTTTCTCTAATGCGAGGGATGCCGGGCTGGTATTGCTGAATGTGCCGTTTGCGGCTGTCGGGGGGATTGTAGCTCTTCTGCTCACACGGTTCAACTTCTCCATTTCGGCAGGTATCGGCTTCATAGCCCTGTTTGGCATCTGTATTCAGAATGGTGTGATTATGATATCCGATATAAAAGCGAATCTGAAGCTGGGCTCTCCGTTGCAGGAAGCGACGAAAGAAGGAGTCCGTTCACGTATTCGTCCCGTGATAATGACAGCGGCGATGGCAGCTATCGGTTTGATGCCTGCCGCCATGAGCCATGGTATCGGTTCGGAGTCACAGCGTCCACTGGCGATTGTTATCATCGGCGGACTGATAGGAGCCACTTTCTTTGCCTTGTTTATTTTCCCTCTTATAGTGGAAGTGGTCTATGAACGGATGC
- a CDS encoding efflux RND transporter periplasmic adaptor subunit has translation MNWNKFLPCILLTTLLGACSGKGEQPNVAPAALCLTDSLLKVVSVDTVHVQEVIDELTLNGRVTFNENQVAHVYPMFGGTVTELKAEIGDFVRKGEVLAVIRSGEVAEYEKQLKDAEQQLLLARRNMDATQDMYLSGMASDKDILQAKQELASAEAEERRIKEVFSIYNFSGNAYYQLKSPVSGFIVEKQISRDMQLRPDQSEELFTISGLSDVWVMADVYESDISKVSEGASVRISTLAYPDKTFAGTIDKVYHLLNNESKTMNIRIKLKNEDYLLKPGMFTNVSVKCRADGTSMPRIDSHALVFEGGRNYVVVVEPDQRLQVKEVDVYKQLSKECYIRSGLSEGDRVLNNNVLLVYNALNAD, from the coding sequence ATGAACTGGAATAAATTCCTTCCTTGCATATTGCTTACTACTTTATTGGGAGCATGCTCCGGCAAAGGCGAACAACCGAATGTTGCCCCGGCTGCCTTATGTCTGACGGACAGCTTGCTGAAAGTCGTATCCGTCGATACGGTTCACGTCCAGGAAGTGATAGACGAACTGACACTGAACGGACGGGTGACTTTTAACGAAAATCAAGTGGCGCATGTATATCCGATGTTTGGCGGTACGGTGACGGAGCTGAAAGCTGAAATCGGGGACTTCGTCCGTAAGGGAGAAGTGCTGGCAGTCATCCGCAGTGGGGAAGTGGCGGAGTATGAAAAGCAACTGAAAGATGCGGAACAGCAATTACTGTTAGCCCGCAGAAACATGGATGCTACACAGGATATGTATTTGTCCGGGATGGCTTCGGATAAGGATATACTTCAGGCAAAACAGGAATTGGCAAGCGCCGAAGCGGAAGAGAGAAGGATAAAGGAAGTGTTCTCCATTTATAATTTCTCGGGAAATGCCTATTATCAGTTGAAGTCGCCTGTATCGGGCTTTATCGTGGAGAAGCAAATCAGCAGGGATATGCAGTTGCGCCCCGACCAGAGCGAAGAACTGTTTACGATTTCGGGACTTTCCGATGTATGGGTGATGGCGGATGTATATGAAAGTGACATCAGCAAAGTGTCCGAAGGGGCTTCGGTACGTATCTCTACACTGGCCTATCCCGACAAAACGTTTGCCGGAACGATTGACAAGGTATATCATCTCTTGAATAATGAAAGCAAAACGATGAACATCCGTATCAAACTCAAGAATGAGGATTATTTGCTGAAGCCGGGAATGTTTACGAACGTAAGCGTAAAATGCCGGGCGGACGGAACCTCGATGCCCCGCATTGATTCTCATGCGCTGGTATTTGAAGGGGGCAGGAACTATGTGGTCGTAGTGGAACCGGACCAGCGGCTGCAAGTGAAAGAGGTGGATGTATACAAGCAGTTGAGCAAAGAATGTTATATCCGTTCCGGACTTTCCGAAGGAGACAGAGTGTTGAATAATAATGTATTGTTAGTGTATAATGCTTTGAATGCAGATTAA
- a CDS encoding TolC family protein, with the protein MNRVFLISFFLLLTRGALCAQQVSGTLTLKDAEQRFLERNLSLIAERYNIDMAQAQVLQAKLFENPVISLEQNVYNRLNGKYFDFGSEGETVVEIEQVIRLAGQRNKQVKLEKINKEIAEYQFEEVIRTLRQELNEKFVQVYFLTKSLSIYEKEVNSLQALLAGMKVQQEKGNISLMEISRLESMLFSLKKEKNERENELLTLRVEFNRLLNLPADTRIPLSLDEEVLKQLDLSRLSFADLKAMINERPDLKISRSTVSASRANLKLQKSMAFPEFSVKGNYDRAGNFINNYFAVGVSLSVPIFNRNQGNIKAARFSIQQAGVQQEDAANRADMELYTAYASLEKAVQLYQSTNMDLERNFEKLITGVNENFSKRNISLLEFIDYYDSYKETCIQLYEIKKDVFLAIENLNTTIGQNILNY; encoded by the coding sequence ATGAACAGAGTATTTCTAATTTCTTTTTTTCTTCTATTGACAAGGGGAGCATTATGTGCCCAGCAGGTTTCGGGCACGCTGACACTAAAGGATGCGGAACAACGTTTCCTGGAACGTAACCTGTCTCTGATAGCTGAACGTTATAACATAGACATGGCACAAGCGCAGGTTCTGCAAGCCAAACTATTTGAGAATCCGGTGATTTCGCTGGAACAGAATGTCTACAACCGGCTGAACGGAAAGTATTTCGATTTTGGCAGCGAGGGCGAGACGGTTGTAGAGATTGAACAGGTGATTCGCCTTGCCGGACAGCGGAACAAGCAGGTGAAGCTGGAAAAAATCAATAAGGAAATAGCCGAATACCAGTTTGAAGAAGTGATACGTACCCTTCGGCAGGAACTGAATGAGAAGTTCGTACAAGTTTATTTTCTTACCAAATCCCTTTCTATCTATGAGAAAGAAGTAAATTCCCTGCAAGCGTTACTTGCCGGGATGAAGGTGCAGCAGGAAAAAGGAAATATTTCGTTGATGGAAATATCCCGTCTGGAATCCATGCTGTTTTCTTTAAAGAAAGAGAAGAATGAACGGGAGAATGAGTTGCTGACTCTCAGAGTAGAGTTTAACAGGTTGCTTAATCTTCCGGCAGATACCCGGATTCCATTATCATTGGATGAAGAGGTACTGAAACAGCTTGATTTGTCCCGACTGTCATTCGCTGATTTGAAAGCGATGATTAATGAGCGTCCGGACTTGAAAATCTCGCGGAGTACGGTAAGCGCTTCCCGTGCCAATTTGAAATTGCAGAAGTCGATGGCTTTCCCTGAATTCTCGGTGAAAGGTAATTATGACCGTGCCGGAAACTTTATCAATAATTATTTTGCGGTAGGAGTAAGCCTGTCCGTACCTATTTTCAACCGTAACCAGGGAAATATAAAGGCTGCCCGTTTCAGTATCCAGCAAGCGGGAGTACAGCAGGAAGATGCTGCCAACCGTGCGGATATGGAGCTTTATACCGCTTATGCTTCACTGGAAAAGGCAGTGCAGCTTTATCAATCTACCAACATGGACCTGGAACGCAACTTTGAGAAACTGATAACAGGCGTGAACGAGAACTTCAGCAAACGCAATATCAGTTTACTGGAGTTTATTGATTACTATGACAGTTATAAAGAAACCTGTATTCAGTTGTATGAGATAAAGAAAGATGTGTTTCTCGCCATCGAAAACCTGAATACAACTATCGGACAGAATATATTGAATTACTAA
- a CDS encoding thioredoxin family protein encodes MKIEDLNKDSFVEKVADFKGYPDQWEFKGDKPCLVDFHAPWCIYCKALSPILDQLAKEYEGRLDIYKVDVDQEPELESAFNIRTIPNLLLCTKDGKPTMQLGTMNKAQLKELIETSLLS; translated from the coding sequence ATGAAAATAGAAGATTTGAATAAAGATAGTTTCGTTGAAAAAGTTGCTGACTTCAAGGGTTATCCCGACCAATGGGAATTTAAAGGAGACAAACCTTGTCTGGTAGATTTTCATGCGCCATGGTGTATCTATTGCAAAGCGTTATCACCCATATTAGACCAGTTGGCGAAAGAATACGAAGGGAGATTAGATATTTATAAGGTAGATGTCGACCAGGAACCGGAACTGGAAAGTGCATTCAATATCCGTACTATTCCAAATTTGCTGCTTTGCACCAAAGACGGCAAACCGACTATGCAACTGGGCACGATGAATAAAGCACAATTAAAGGAACTGATAGAAACCAGTTTGCTTTCATAA
- the nagA gene encoding N-acetylglucosamine-6-phosphate deacetylase has protein sequence MLTQIINGRILTPQGWLKDGSVLICDGKILEVTNSDLAVIGATIIDARGMTIVPGFVSMHAHGGGGHDFTEATEEAFRTATTAHLKHGATSMFPTLSSTSFERLYQAVDVCESLIKEKDSPILGLHIEGPYLNPKMAGTQYDGFLKMPDENEYIPLLEHTSCIKRWDISPELHGAHDFAKYTRSKGIMTAVTHTEAEYDEIKAAYAVGFTHAAHFYNAMPGFHKRREYKYEGTVESVYLTDGMTVEVIADGIHLPATILKLVYKLKGVENTCLVTDALAYAASDGTVPVDPQYIIEGGVCKMADHSALAGSLATMDILVRTMVKKANIPLEDAVRMASETPARLIGVSDRKGALAKGKDADIVILDKELNVRCVWSMGKIVPGTDILLHK, from the coding sequence ATGTTAACTCAGATAATAAACGGAAGAATACTTACCCCGCAAGGCTGGTTGAAAGATGGCTCCGTATTGATTTGTGATGGAAAAATATTAGAGGTGACGAACAGTGATCTGGCGGTTATCGGTGCAACGATTATTGATGCCCGCGGGATGACAATCGTACCGGGATTTGTGAGTATGCATGCGCACGGCGGTGGCGGGCACGACTTTACAGAAGCTACGGAAGAGGCTTTCCGCACGGCAACTACTGCCCATTTGAAACATGGTGCCACCAGTATGTTCCCTACTTTATCGTCCACTTCTTTTGAAAGGCTTTATCAGGCAGTCGATGTTTGCGAGAGCTTGATAAAGGAGAAAGATTCTCCTATTCTCGGTCTGCATATCGAAGGCCCTTATCTGAATCCGAAGATGGCAGGCACGCAGTATGACGGTTTCCTGAAAATGCCGGATGAAAATGAATATATTCCTTTGTTGGAGCATACTTCCTGTATCAAGCGTTGGGACATCAGTCCCGAATTGCACGGCGCGCATGATTTTGCGAAGTACACCCGTTCGAAAGGAATTATGACCGCCGTGACACATACCGAAGCCGAGTATGATGAAATTAAGGCTGCATATGCGGTAGGCTTTACCCATGCCGCGCATTTCTACAATGCGATGCCGGGGTTCCACAAACGCCGTGAATATAAATATGAGGGTACAGTGGAAAGCGTATATCTGACGGACGGAATGACTGTGGAAGTGATTGCGGACGGTATTCACCTGCCGGCTACTATATTGAAACTGGTGTATAAACTGAAAGGTGTAGAGAATACCTGTCTCGTAACGGACGCTTTGGCTTATGCCGCTTCTGACGGGACTGTGCCGGTTGACCCTCAGTATATTATTGAAGGCGGAGTATGTAAGATGGCAGACCATTCTGCATTGGCAGGCAGTTTGGCTACTATGGATATACTGGTGCGTACCATGGTGAAGAAAGCGAATATACCTTTGGAAGATGCTGTACGCATGGCTTCTGAGACTCCCGCCCGTCTGATTGGAGTTAGCGACCGGAAAGGGGCGTTGGCTAAGGGGAAGGATGCCGATATTGTGATTCTTGATAAGGAATTGAATGTGCGTTGTGTGTGGTCGATGGGAAAGATTGTTCCGGGAACTGATATCCTGTTGCACAAATAA
- the nagA gene encoding N-acetylglucosamine-6-phosphate deacetylase: MLTQIINARILTPQGWLKDGSVLIRDNKILEVTNCDLAIIGAKLIDAKGMYIVPGGVEIHVHGGGGRDFMEGTEEAFQTAIKAHIQHGTTSIFPTLSSSTIPMIRAAAETTEKMMAEPNSPVLGLHLEGHYFNMEMAGGQIPENIKNPDPEEYIPLLEETHCIKRWDAAPELPGAMQFGKYITTKGILASVGHTQAEFEDIQTAYEAGYTHATHFYNAMPGFHKRKEYKYEGTVESIYLIDDMTVEVVADGIHVPPTILRLVYKIKGVERTCLITDALACAASDSQTAFDPRVIIEDGVCKLADRSALAGSVATMDRLIRTMVQKAEIPLADVIRMISETPARIMGVLDRKGTLERGKDADIIALDRDLNVRAVWAMGELVEGTNKLF, from the coding sequence ATGTTAACACAAATCATTAATGCACGCATCCTGACCCCGCAAGGCTGGCTCAAGGATGGGTCAGTGCTTATCCGCGACAATAAAATTCTGGAAGTAACAAACTGCGACCTTGCCATTATCGGAGCCAAACTGATTGATGCCAAAGGAATGTACATTGTCCCTGGTGGAGTGGAAATCCACGTTCATGGTGGCGGCGGAAGAGATTTTATGGAAGGCACGGAAGAGGCTTTCCAAACAGCTATCAAAGCTCATATACAGCACGGCACTACCAGTATTTTCCCCACACTTTCTTCTTCAACCATTCCTATGATTCGCGCGGCCGCAGAGACTACCGAGAAAATGATGGCGGAACCGAATAGCCCGGTGCTCGGACTTCACTTGGAAGGACATTATTTCAATATGGAAATGGCAGGCGGGCAGATTCCCGAAAATATCAAGAATCCCGACCCTGAAGAATATATCCCGTTGCTGGAAGAGACGCATTGTATCAAGCGTTGGGACGCTGCGCCGGAACTTCCGGGAGCTATGCAGTTCGGCAAGTATATCACAACAAAAGGTATATTAGCTTCGGTAGGACATACACAGGCTGAATTTGAGGATATACAGACGGCTTATGAAGCGGGCTATACTCATGCCACCCACTTCTATAATGCCATGCCGGGATTCCATAAACGGAAGGAGTATAAATATGAGGGTACGGTAGAAAGTATTTATCTGATTGACGATATGACCGTGGAAGTAGTGGCGGACGGTATTCATGTGCCCCCGACAATTCTGCGTCTTGTCTACAAAATAAAAGGAGTGGAGCGTACCTGTCTGATAACGGATGCGCTGGCTTGCGCGGCCAGTGACAGTCAGACGGCTTTTGACCCGCGTGTAATTATTGAGGACGGGGTTTGTAAACTGGCAGACCGTTCCGCTTTGGCGGGAAGCGTGGCGACAATGGATCGCTTGATTCGCACGATGGTGCAGAAAGCGGAGATTCCATTGGCGGATGTGATAAGGATGATTTCCGAAACGCCTGCCCGCATCATGGGAGTGCTGGACCGTAAAGGTACGCTCGAACGTGGTAAGGATGCCGATATCATTGCGTTGGACAGAGACTTGAATGTAAGGGCTGTATGGGCAATGGGAGAGCTGGTAGAAGGTACCAATAAATTGTTTTAA